The Procambarus clarkii isolate CNS0578487 chromosome 7, FALCON_Pclarkii_2.0, whole genome shotgun sequence genome window below encodes:
- the Tapdelta gene encoding translocon-associated protein subunit delta codes for MKAFLALLALMVAAAAGETCTGAQVEAVGFTSQDATIVTKIAYIADFTLSCSNGAKDISLYAETVDGIVGVARSVDGVKYQVSWVEDAATAASGERPIKLYDEQGYAALRKAQRGNEDTSTVQAIATINLYHPGAYRGPWVQSETMAIVAAIFIYYYALTQKTRLMA; via the exons ATGAAGGCTTTCCTCGCTCTATTGGCTCTTATGGTGGCAGCCGCTGCTG GCGAAACCTGCACAGGAGCGCAGGTAGAAGCAGTGGGCTTTACTTCCCAggatgccaccattgtaacaaagATTGCATACATTGCTGATTTCACCCTCTCATGTTCTAATGGTGCAAAA GACATTTCTCTGTATGCTGAAACTGTTGATGGCATCGTTGGAGTTGCTCGCTCAGTTGATGGTGTCAAGTACCAA GTAAGCTGGGTTGAGGATGCAGCCACTGCAGCATCTGGTGAGCGCCCCATCAAGCTCTATGATGAGCAAGGTTATGCTGCTCTCAGGAAG GCTCAACGAGGGAACGAGGACACATCAACTGTACAAGCAATTGCTACCATCAATCTTTATCATCCA GGTGCTTACCGAGGCCCTTGGGTCCAATCAGAGACCATGGCTATTGTTGCTGCTATCTTCATATACTATTATGCTCTCACACAAAAGACTAGGCTAATGGCTTAG